The following proteins come from a genomic window of Streptomyces sp. GS7:
- a CDS encoding TIGR04282 family arsenosugar biosynthesis glycosyltransferase, protein MSALPPVTLLLIAKEPVPGRVKTRLTPPYTPQEAATLAEAALTDTLHTLLRAPARRRVLALDGTPGPWLPPGYEVVPQSPGGLDERIVAAFAHCDGPTLLVGMDTPQLTADMIADVGRDGRDAWFGPAADGGFWALGLADPARAGAVVRGVPMSTDRTGAIQRIRLAEAGLAVTDLPVLRDVDAAADAAAVAACCARGSRFAAVLNSMAEVVR, encoded by the coding sequence CCCGGCCGCGTCAAGACCCGGCTCACCCCGCCCTACACGCCCCAAGAAGCAGCCACCCTGGCCGAGGCCGCCCTTACCGACACGCTCCACACCCTGCTTCGAGCCCCCGCACGCCGTCGCGTCCTCGCTCTCGACGGCACCCCTGGCCCCTGGCTGCCACCCGGCTACGAGGTCGTACCCCAGAGCCCCGGCGGCCTGGACGAGCGGATCGTCGCCGCTTTCGCCCACTGTGACGGTCCGACACTCCTGGTCGGCATGGACACCCCGCAACTGACCGCCGACATGATCGCCGACGTCGGCCGGGACGGCCGCGATGCCTGGTTCGGTCCGGCCGCGGACGGCGGCTTCTGGGCGCTGGGCCTCGCCGATCCCGCCCGGGCTGGTGCCGTGGTCCGCGGGGTGCCGATGTCGACGGACCGCACCGGCGCGATCCAGCGCATCCGCCTGGCCGAGGCAGGACTGGCCGTGACCGACCTGCCGGTACTGCGCGACGTGGACGCCGCAGCCGACGCCGCAGCGGTCGCCGCCTGCTGTGCACGGGGCTCCCGCTTCGCCGCCGTCCTCAACTCGATGGCAGAGGTGGTCCGATGA
- a CDS encoding methyltransferase domain-containing protein, whose amino-acid sequence MSGTAVGIDAAVAEWPEPAMAESRAESPTVVMARNHMPTLPVRPTVPVEPGTPWIDDPYAHALRTGRGPLFLRRLSHPDRPDGFGEEHVLPLDVERWCAPADAADTNVLRRCTGSVLDVGCGPGRMVAALAARGVPALGVDLSRDAVKRTRRGGGAAIQRSAFDRLPGEGRWGTVLLMDGNIGIGGDPVALLRRMRELIAPSGLLLAEAAPQDVDERLTVCVEDAHGHHGRPFPWARLGTTALLNAADSAGWILTGRWTAGGRPFVELRLRHANRPDAQPPITERPHHS is encoded by the coding sequence ATGAGCGGGACGGCGGTCGGCATCGATGCCGCAGTGGCCGAGTGGCCGGAACCGGCCATGGCGGAGTCCCGGGCGGAGAGCCCGACGGTGGTCATGGCCAGGAACCACATGCCGACGCTCCCCGTCCGCCCCACCGTGCCCGTGGAACCGGGCACCCCGTGGATCGACGATCCCTATGCCCACGCTCTGCGCACCGGACGCGGCCCGCTGTTCCTGCGCCGCCTGTCACACCCTGATCGCCCCGACGGCTTCGGCGAGGAGCACGTGCTGCCGCTGGACGTCGAGCGCTGGTGCGCGCCTGCCGATGCGGCGGACACGAACGTGCTGCGCCGATGTACGGGCTCCGTCCTGGACGTGGGCTGCGGACCGGGACGCATGGTGGCCGCACTGGCCGCCCGCGGCGTACCGGCGTTGGGCGTGGACCTCAGCCGGGACGCCGTGAAGCGCACCCGGCGCGGTGGTGGCGCCGCCATCCAGCGGTCGGCCTTCGACCGCCTCCCGGGCGAAGGCCGCTGGGGCACCGTGCTGCTGATGGACGGCAACATCGGCATCGGCGGCGATCCCGTCGCCCTGCTCCGCCGCATGCGCGAACTCATCGCCCCCAGCGGGCTCTTGCTGGCCGAGGCCGCCCCGCAGGACGTGGACGAGCGCCTCACCGTGTGCGTCGAGGACGCCCACGGCCACCACGGGCGGCCCTTCCCCTGGGCCAGGCTCGGCACCACCGCGCTCCTGAACGCCGCCGACTCCGCCGGCTGGATCCTGACCGGCAGGTGGACGGCCGGGGGACGCCCGTTCGTGGAACTACGCCTCCGACACGCGAATCGCCCCGACGCGCAGCCCCCGATCACCGAAAGGCCCCACCACTCATGA
- a CDS encoding glycosyltransferase family 87 protein, with translation MTDSAATRWSAPRPAEPLPDHPAQPVNRRAGRTRTTLTVAVLVALGVVVIGTLHAGDNQSAPGRLLVGYAIAWALFAAGVWAVRKVPARAATYLVLAGSAAVALSGLAAPPRTSDDMYRYAWDGRVQAAGISPYAHPPAAPQLAHLRDEWLFPTHGACDGWGLRRTDSGVCVRINRPTVPTIYPPVAEGWFFAVHTLSPPGTRHKPLQVGGAILAFGTTVALLAVLRRRGDPQRAPARAALWGWCPAVPFEAVNNAHIDTLGVLLTVLALGSATAGARRGALLGAAIAVKLLPVLALPGALSGQRSARRIGRVAAAALGAVALSYLPYVLASGASVLGYLPGYLNEEGYEPGNVRRFALLRLILPDSAAGIAAVVLLALTALFVWWRGDPTRPWSGALLLTGTALLLFSPNYPWYALLVIALAALDGRWEWLAVTVAGTVLYLAGRLLPGFPLQAWAYGAAALAVALGACLRGMKPPQPLLIGREAIGRARAGSLSGWVRQQPPPAPAKHDDH, from the coding sequence ATGACCGACAGCGCCGCAACGCGTTGGTCGGCTCCCCGGCCCGCCGAGCCGTTGCCCGACCACCCCGCACAGCCGGTGAACCGCCGCGCCGGTCGTACGCGTACCACTCTGACGGTGGCGGTGCTCGTCGCACTCGGCGTAGTCGTCATCGGCACCCTCCACGCCGGCGACAACCAGAGCGCCCCGGGCCGCCTGCTCGTGGGATACGCCATCGCCTGGGCACTGTTCGCCGCCGGGGTCTGGGCCGTACGCAAGGTCCCCGCGCGCGCCGCGACCTACCTGGTGCTCGCGGGCTCGGCCGCCGTCGCACTTTCCGGCCTGGCCGCACCGCCCCGCACCAGCGACGACATGTACCGCTACGCCTGGGACGGCCGCGTGCAGGCGGCCGGTATCTCCCCCTACGCCCACCCGCCGGCCGCCCCCCAACTCGCCCATCTGCGGGACGAGTGGCTGTTTCCCACCCATGGAGCCTGCGACGGCTGGGGACTGAGGCGCACCGACAGCGGGGTGTGCGTCCGCATCAACCGGCCCACCGTGCCGACGATCTACCCGCCCGTCGCGGAGGGCTGGTTCTTCGCCGTCCACACCCTCTCGCCACCGGGTACTCGTCACAAGCCGCTCCAAGTGGGCGGCGCGATACTGGCGTTCGGCACCACCGTCGCCCTGCTCGCCGTCCTGCGACGACGCGGCGACCCGCAACGGGCCCCTGCCCGGGCTGCACTGTGGGGCTGGTGCCCGGCCGTCCCCTTCGAGGCCGTCAACAACGCCCACATCGACACCCTCGGCGTCCTGCTCACCGTGCTGGCACTCGGCTCCGCCACCGCCGGGGCGCGCCGCGGCGCCCTGCTCGGCGCGGCCATCGCGGTCAAACTGCTGCCCGTACTGGCGCTGCCCGGCGCTCTGTCCGGACAGCGCAGCGCGCGACGCATCGGGCGCGTGGCGGCGGCTGCCCTCGGTGCGGTCGCGCTCTCCTACCTGCCCTACGTCCTGGCCTCCGGTGCCAGCGTCCTCGGCTATCTCCCCGGCTACCTGAACGAGGAGGGCTACGAACCCGGCAACGTACGCCGCTTCGCCTTGCTACGGCTGATCCTGCCGGACTCCGCCGCCGGAATCGCCGCTGTTGTCCTGCTCGCGCTGACGGCCCTGTTCGTGTGGTGGCGCGGCGACCCGACACGCCCTTGGAGCGGTGCCCTCCTTCTGACCGGCACGGCCCTGCTGCTGTTCTCACCCAACTACCCCTGGTACGCCCTGCTCGTCATCGCCCTCGCAGCCCTGGACGGCCGCTGGGAGTGGCTCGCCGTCACAGTGGCCGGCACCGTCCTCTACCTCGCCGGGCGACTGTTGCCCGGATTCCCGCTGCAGGCATGGGCCTACGGCGCTGCCGCTCTCGCTGTCGCACTGGGTGCCTGCCTGAGAGGCATGAAGCCACCCCAGCCCTTGCTGATCGGCCGTGAGGCGATCGGGCGAGCGCGAGCCGGCAGTCTGAGCGGCTGGGTCCGGCAGCAGCCTCCGCCTGCTCCGGCGAAACACGACGACCATTGA
- a CDS encoding transposase family protein has protein sequence MKRINEPAGDTGFPVYQCRLPVSRKTNEYCTDPLSRHLKKTGSRWRRLAPGRIVVIVLAVLRHDQRIADMAGGNQVGDTTVRRWPDELISLLAAHAPRPDRACKRIAKRGGAAVLIDGTLIPTVRRTGRANRPNYSGKHRRHGLHFLALTDEKGRLVWISAARPGRTHDITAARRDHILTHLRTAGLGALADLGFLGLDDNPDHPVIVTGYKATRARKLTPGEKEANRVLAAARAPVEHGFGHLKTWRILTKLRTDPTRATDLLRALLVLTNLEVNR, from the coding sequence ATGAAGAGGATCAACGAGCCTGCCGGGGACACCGGCTTCCCTGTCTACCAGTGCCGCCTGCCGGTGTCCCGGAAAACCAACGAATACTGCACCGATCCGCTGAGCCGCCACCTGAAGAAGACCGGCTCCCGCTGGCGCCGTCTGGCACCCGGACGGATCGTCGTCATCGTGCTCGCCGTGCTCCGCCACGACCAGCGCATCGCCGACATGGCCGGCGGCAACCAGGTCGGCGACACCACCGTGCGCCGCTGGCCCGACGAACTGATATCCCTGCTCGCGGCCCACGCACCCCGTCCGGACCGCGCATGCAAGAGGATCGCCAAGCGGGGCGGCGCAGCCGTCCTGATCGACGGCACCCTGATCCCCACCGTCCGCCGCACCGGCAGAGCGAACCGGCCCAACTACTCCGGAAAACACCGCCGACACGGCCTGCACTTCCTCGCCCTGACCGACGAGAAGGGCCGCCTGGTCTGGATCTCCGCAGCCCGCCCCGGCCGCACCCACGACATCACCGCCGCCCGCCGCGACCACATCCTCACCCACCTGCGCACCGCCGGGCTCGGCGCCCTGGCCGACCTCGGCTTCCTCGGTCTGGACGACAATCCGGACCACCCGGTGATCGTCACGGGCTACAAGGCCACCCGCGCCCGCAAGCTCACGCCCGGCGAGAAGGAAGCCAACCGCGTCCTGGCCGCCGCACGCGCCCCCGTCGAGCACGGCTTCGGGCACTTGAAGACCTGGCGCATCCTCACCAAGCTCCGCACCGACCCCACCCGCGCCACCGATCTCCTGCGCGCCCTGCTCGTGCTCACCAACCTCGAAGTGAACCGCTGA
- a CDS encoding alpha/beta hydrolase, producing the protein MVSIDVPVFYQEWATRSGGVIDAAAGVGPDSLEDARLAYRKFFQDSFPAPDGVTFDSVDADGVAAECATPADAVPGRHLVYLHGGAYLAGDPQGYRGLVGDLARRLRARVLVPHYRLAPEAVFPTPIEDAVTAYRWLLEEGAEPHNVVLAGDSAGGAMAVSALVAARDQGLPMPAASIAISPWANLEHTGATMFTLDGVDPSVNRAGLSRAADIVLGGAPRNNPLASPVFADTRGLPPVLIQTGGHEVMLSDAVRLAAKLAEDSVPLRLDVAPGMGHVWHLLAAHLPAADKAVADAVAFAEEHLPAAVAEEIVESLGRPQPSRLSI; encoded by the coding sequence ATGGTCTCGATCGATGTTCCCGTCTTCTACCAGGAATGGGCGACTCGCAGCGGCGGTGTCATCGATGCTGCCGCCGGGGTAGGCCCCGACAGTCTGGAGGACGCCCGGCTCGCCTACCGGAAGTTCTTCCAGGACAGCTTTCCGGCACCGGACGGGGTGACCTTCGACTCCGTGGACGCGGACGGGGTGGCCGCCGAGTGCGCGACTCCCGCGGACGCCGTCCCCGGCCGGCACCTGGTCTATCTCCACGGTGGCGCCTACCTGGCGGGAGACCCGCAGGGCTACCGTGGCCTGGTCGGCGATCTCGCCCGACGCCTGCGCGCCCGCGTTCTGGTCCCGCACTACCGGCTCGCGCCCGAGGCGGTCTTCCCCACCCCCATCGAGGACGCCGTCACCGCTTACCGCTGGCTGCTGGAAGAGGGCGCCGAACCGCACAACGTGGTACTCGCCGGCGACTCCGCCGGTGGCGCGATGGCGGTCAGCGCCCTGGTCGCCGCCCGTGACCAGGGACTTCCGATGCCGGCCGCCTCGATCGCCATCTCCCCCTGGGCCAACCTCGAACACACCGGGGCCACGATGTTCACGCTGGACGGCGTGGACCCGTCCGTCAACCGTGCGGGGCTGAGCCGCGCCGCGGACATCGTCCTGGGCGGCGCCCCGCGGAACAACCCGCTGGCCTCGCCGGTCTTCGCCGACACCCGCGGACTGCCTCCGGTTCTGATCCAGACCGGCGGTCACGAGGTCATGCTCAGCGACGCGGTCAGGCTGGCCGCCAAGCTGGCCGAGGACTCCGTACCCCTGCGCCTGGATGTCGCGCCGGGGATGGGACACGTGTGGCATCTGCTCGCCGCTCACCTCCCTGCCGCGGACAAGGCGGTCGCCGACGCCGTCGCCTTCGCCGAGGAGCACCTTCCTGCCGCGGTCGCCGAGGAGATCGTCGAGAGCCTCGGCCGCCCTCAGCCATCCCGCCTCTCGATATAG
- a CDS encoding MerR family transcriptional regulator → MRIGELAERTGTSRRLLRYYEEQRLITPGRSYNGYREYEEAHVGRVMQIKGLLGSGLPTRIIRQILPCLDKPRSIYFDDLTPEMLRVLECEHGHLAQRIDCLTRNRDAIGDYLETVRGMRVAAGPSGRAGGGS, encoded by the coding sequence ATGAGGATCGGAGAACTAGCGGAACGCACCGGCACCTCCCGGCGGTTGCTGCGCTACTACGAGGAGCAGCGGCTGATCACGCCTGGGCGTTCCTACAACGGCTACCGTGAGTACGAGGAAGCTCACGTGGGCCGTGTGATGCAGATCAAGGGACTGCTCGGCTCCGGGCTGCCGACCCGGATCATCCGGCAGATCCTGCCCTGCCTGGACAAGCCCCGGAGCATCTACTTCGACGATCTGACGCCCGAGATGCTCAGGGTTCTGGAGTGCGAACACGGCCACCTGGCGCAGCGGATCGACTGCCTGACCCGCAACCGGGACGCGATCGGCGACTACCTGGAGACGGTACGCGGCATGAGAGTCGCCGCCGGTCCCTCCGGTCGGGCGGGCGGAGGCTCGTAG
- a CDS encoding FAD-dependent oxidoreductase, giving the protein MDYDVVVAGGGPVGLMLACELRLGGTRVAVLERLTEVNPTIKGGAITTPSAEALYRRGMLPALAEVQRQAMDRFQAFMRERNGGDGGVAAGQGLGFVGHFAGIMLRADLVDRTEPGLGDAGPAAEIAFVAQQDIERLLGGRADELGVDVRRGVELTGFDADDGAVTVRTSDGAIRAGWLVGCDGGRSTVRKLAGFEFPGTDPEVTCHQAVVEMTGAEDLKVGWTATDTGVYAYGPMPGRVVTVEFDGPPADRDAPVTAEDLQARLRRISGVDVTITEVRTATRFTDHARQVTDYRKGRVLLAGDAAHVHSAFGSQGLSLGIGDAMNLGWKLAAVIAGRALEGLLDTYTSERHPVGAWVLDWTRSQVAAMRPDPQSRALREIVSDLAETVTGTTYLAARLNGAGVRYEVPGEHPLTGRSTPDLELTDGGRLADHLHGGRALLLDLTDDPELRALAAGYAGRVDTLTAGCPSRPKLAAVLVRPDGFTAWAADAGAPTSTAGLAQALEEWFGVPEGAVTPG; this is encoded by the coding sequence ATGGACTATGACGTAGTGGTAGCCGGAGGCGGCCCGGTCGGACTGATGCTGGCCTGCGAGCTCCGGCTCGGAGGCACGCGGGTGGCCGTCCTGGAGCGCCTCACCGAAGTGAACCCGACGATCAAGGGCGGGGCGATCACCACGCCCAGCGCCGAGGCGCTCTACCGCCGGGGTATGTTGCCCGCGCTGGCCGAGGTGCAGCGGCAGGCGATGGACCGCTTCCAGGCGTTCATGCGCGAGCGGAACGGCGGGGACGGAGGCGTTGCCGCAGGCCAAGGGCTCGGATTCGTCGGGCACTTCGCCGGGATCATGCTGCGCGCCGACCTGGTCGACCGTACGGAGCCGGGCCTCGGCGACGCCGGGCCCGCCGCCGAGATCGCTTTCGTGGCGCAGCAGGACATCGAGCGGCTGCTCGGCGGGCGGGCGGACGAGCTCGGCGTCGACGTGCGCCGGGGAGTGGAGCTGACCGGCTTCGACGCCGACGATGGGGCCGTCACCGTGCGGACGAGCGACGGGGCGATACGCGCCGGCTGGCTCGTGGGCTGCGACGGCGGCCGCAGCACGGTCCGCAAGCTCGCGGGGTTCGAATTTCCCGGTACGGACCCGGAGGTCACCTGTCACCAGGCGGTCGTGGAGATGACCGGCGCCGAGGACCTGAAGGTCGGCTGGACCGCCACGGACACCGGGGTGTACGCCTACGGGCCGATGCCGGGCCGCGTCGTCACCGTGGAGTTCGACGGCCCGCCGGCCGACCGGGACGCGCCGGTCACCGCCGAGGACCTCCAGGCGCGGCTGCGCCGCATCTCCGGCGTGGACGTCACGATCACCGAGGTGCGGACGGCGACCCGCTTCACCGACCACGCCCGTCAGGTCACCGACTACCGCAAGGGCCGGGTGCTGCTGGCGGGCGACGCGGCGCACGTGCACTCCGCGTTCGGCAGCCAGGGGCTGAGCCTGGGTATCGGGGACGCGATGAACCTCGGCTGGAAGCTCGCCGCGGTGATCGCCGGCCGGGCGCTGGAAGGGCTGCTGGACACGTACACCTCCGAGCGGCACCCGGTCGGCGCGTGGGTCCTGGACTGGACCCGGTCCCAGGTCGCGGCCATGCGCCCGGACCCGCAGTCCCGGGCCCTGCGCGAGATCGTCAGCGACCTGGCGGAGACGGTAACGGGCACCACGTACCTCGCCGCGCGGCTCAACGGTGCCGGGGTGCGGTACGAGGTGCCGGGCGAGCACCCGCTGACCGGCCGCAGCACCCCGGACCTCGAACTCACCGACGGCGGCCGCCTCGCGGACCACCTCCACGGCGGCCGGGCGCTCCTGCTCGACCTCACCGACGACCCGGAGCTCCGGGCCCTCGCTGCGGGGTATGCCGGCCGCGTCGACACCCTGACGGCCGGCTGCCCGTCCCGACCGAAACTGGCGGCGGTCCTCGTCCGTCCGGACGGCTTCACGGCCTGGGCGGCTGACGCGGGGGCGCCGACGTCGACGGCCGGGCTGGCGCAGGCGCTGGAGGAGTGGTTCGGAGTGCCAGAGGGTGCGGTGACGCCGGGATGA
- a CDS encoding AAA family ATPase, protein MIVWLNGTHGAGKTTTSALVQQLIPDSRVFDAEKVGETLMDITPGLPETDNFQHWPPWRPLVVETARRVLDYTGGTLVMPMTVLIEEYWREISAGLANHAIPVRHFVLHADQDTLRERIAGDTVLGPNSPFRLKYLEPYAEAARTWLHGEAEVIDTTHLTPAQAALQIAEAVKS, encoded by the coding sequence ATGATCGTATGGCTCAACGGCACCCACGGCGCAGGCAAGACGACGACCAGTGCACTTGTGCAGCAGCTGATCCCGGATTCACGGGTGTTCGACGCCGAGAAGGTCGGCGAGACACTCATGGACATCACGCCGGGGCTGCCCGAGACGGACAACTTCCAGCACTGGCCGCCGTGGCGGCCGCTCGTAGTCGAGACCGCCCGCCGCGTACTCGACTACACCGGCGGCACTCTGGTGATGCCCATGACTGTCCTGATCGAGGAGTACTGGCGCGAGATCAGCGCGGGCCTCGCCAACCATGCCATTCCGGTACGGCACTTCGTCCTCCACGCCGACCAGGACACCCTCCGCGAGCGCATCGCGGGCGACACTGTTCTTGGCCCCAACTCCCCGTTCCGTCTCAAATATCTTGAGCCCTATGCCGAGGCGGCCCGCACGTGGCTACACGGTGAGGCCGAGGTCATCGACACCACCCACCTCACGCCCGCACAGGCAGCCCTGCAGATCGCAGAGGCCGTCAAGAGTTGA